The nucleotide sequence cttaatcaacttaattataaagACTTAATGGCcaatttcaatgttatatccctctttacagaagtcccaaccgctgaagcctacAAAATAGCCTTGGAACTCTgcatccgagaccctaacccatcaatagacattcccagcaaccaattagcaaccttcATAAAATCCacatgatgaagacaaacttcatgttcaacaaccacaactatatacaaacaaatgacctaagcatgggcaacccagtatcaccagttctagtcaatatttttatgacacaagttgaaacacaagcaattaacacagcattacatccaccactatactggtagagatatgtttgtttgtttgttttgaatttcgctcaaagctgctcgagggctatctgtgctagccgtccctaatttagcagtgtaagacaagagggaaggcagctagtcatcaccaaccaccgccaactcttgggctactctttaaccaacgaatagtgggattgaccgtaactttataacgcccccacggctgaaagggcgagcatgtttggcgcgacggggatacgaacccacgaccctcagattacgagtcgcacgctttaacacgcttggccatgccgggcctttttacatataaatgaatGTAGTATTTCAGCTGtggtatatatttttctttttttcttaagtGACAAATATTTCAACCTATAAAGTTATAGAAACCCTTACAACACTTACTCTAGTATAAGTTAGAAAGTATTATTAAGGTTTTCCTTTCAAAATCTTCATTCAGATTTAGTGTTTGCGCTTGGAGTGTTGTTTTTGAAACGCAGATGTGTTATAAGATATCATATTAAATATGTAacgcaaaaaataaattatgagcgttgaaaattgtttaaaacttgcAGACTATCATATTATtcacacataaaaacaaatcaCAAGCTGACGTACGTTGCTCCAAAaacttaaactattaaaatagtcTTACAACTTTTATAAGCAATTGAAAGGAGAATCAAGTTATGTTGTTACGAATTATTATCTTTGGTGGTCTCAAGTTAAGCTACTTACGTTAAGCCGTCTTCATTTCTCATAGCCTTGGTACTGAAATTTGTGTGTGCACCAGCTCCGTTCCAGTCACCGGGAATTGGTTTGGGATCAAAAGACACGACTACTCCAAAGTCTTCAGCCACTCGGTGCAAAATAAATCTGGACATCCATAGATCATCTCCAATTGTAACACCCTCACATGGACCGACTTGATACTCCCACTAAGAAACAGTAATTTTCGTATCACATATCCGCTTTTTGGAATATCCTCTAAATATCTGTCAGTCGTTCATGCTTCAATGTTATGTAACATGCATTTGCATACTAAATATCTCAGGCTactgttattacatttatattttaaatacttctattttttaacttttaattgtatattatttttaaatacccgttgttttaaatgttattttatttagtttcctatttttcatttatttaagtatttttagacTTCTTTAAATCTTCTAATAACAtgatagttttaaacattaacttCTGTCTTATTCTGATCTTCTCTGTACTGGAAATTGCTCTCACACTTGCATAATGTTTCTCATGAGAATCTGTAATGATAAAACTAGCGTCATCGAAAACCATTCATTTATACACTACAATCCGAACTCATTTCCAGGTAATATACTTTTGCGAATCTACGGAATTACATCAAAATTTGGGATTTGATTCTCCGCACTgggtacagcagatagcccaatgtgactttgatctaaaatcaaacaaattttgttgCGTACATTcctgcaaagttacacgaagtgtagctacatatataaatatcaacTTTTTAGAAGTACTCGTGTTATTATGATACTATGTCATTAAACAGGGAACTGCGTAGATTAGTAGTTTCGTGTTTTCCACCCGCAGTCAAATGATTGCGAGGTCGAGTCTTGCTCGCTGTATCCTGCTGCGTTCTTGAAAAAGATCTTTACCCTAATAGTTTTAATTCACCTGCGATGTACTGGTATCCCGTCTTGGGTAACTGTGTCACCACCCGCTTGTCCAAATAAACGTGTAGTTGGTCGACACAAGTTGCTCATAATTGACACAAGTTACTCATGGTTGACACAAGTTACTGAAGATGTCATTGAGCAAATTAATGTGTTCTGTCACTTTATTAACTCTGAATGTTTTCACTTATTGCCATaagatgtaataatataacactaCATTACGTCAGAATAGTCTAACCTGAACATCTAGACTAATATAATTTAAACTAGTATCAAAGATATTTGCTAGAGTTTACATTAATTGGAACGTGATGAACTAATAGATTGTTTTAAGCAATCAATACCCACATATAATTTCGAACCAAATATTTAGATACTTTCAATTATAATGCAATAATGCCTCAGTTTTTCTTTTTCGATTTAATAGATAATTGaacaaaatagatataaatttgtCAAGAATAAATTCAGCGATGTAAAATCGGGAAATATACCACCATAGTTATTGGAGTAATACTAACAAAACAAATCTATTACCACACAATTTTTACGAAATTAACATTCCTTTTactattactttataaatatgcttatataaatatttcttttcaaaaaacCTTTGGAACTTTTCAATAAATGTGCAAGACTAAATGAAACACGTTTACCTGAGCAGGCATGACTTCTGCATTAGAGCCCCCGATGTTAATTCCAGCATACATACAAGCCCTGTAGTGTGCCTCAACGACATCTCGTCCATACACTTTGTTAGACCCAACGCCACAATAGTAAGGCCCTAAGATAAAAATTCGATTACTAATCATGTTTTTCTATGAATAAACCAAAGTTCCAAAAATACCCCTAGATTCTTTGGTGACTATTATCTTGAACAATAATGTTGTAAGCTCATTTCTTATCTGCGAATAACGTTTTAACATTAATATGTGAGTTGAAAATAGTGTACTAAATGGCTACCtctttttagaaacaaataaaattacaaatattgattCCATTCTCAAGACAATGTGGTTATACATTAGCACTAACGCAAGGAAACAATACTTGCAGAACATTGGTAACACTATGaatcttcatttttttataataaatttgtttagaaaaaatGCACGTTCACTATTGTTCCGAACGAAACTAGCaacataaattgaaatataacCATGAAACAAGTTCCTTACTACGTACCTGTAGATGTAGTACGCTTTCACCAATGTCAGATAATCTACTTTCGCGCTGCTAGATTGTAACACTACAGTTTTATTCATGTGAACGATGCTATTTAGCAATATTCTCCCATAAACTGCGTAATGGTTTATCTGTCAGTGACTTTGTTTATGTCTTTTTcaacaacagaaatattttacaacaaaagaTTTATTCTGGAAGTACCTTGTGGTCCAGGAAAACCATTTTTTGGCCAACCAAAAGGATGTTTATCCTGGTCCAGCAGAGTGTATTCTTGTTCAATTCCAAACCACGGATATTCATTCGCCGCTTTTTCCATTGCCTCAACGCAAGACCTTCTTTTGTTAGACTCTGTCGGTTTATGGTTGTATTTGTAAGTTTCGCATAACACCAATTTGTTGTTACCACCGCGAAATGGATCTTTGTAGAGGGCGACAGGGTGAAGATAAATATCCGAGTTTGATCCCTCAGCCTGATAGGTACTGGAGCCATCATAGTTCCAGATAGGTAGTTCTGGTGAtgtaacaaagaaaatgaaaatgttgttaTTACTTGACATTTAACTTTCGAAACTTTTCAAGCCATGTCGTGATTTAAAATAATAGCTTCTTAAGTAAATTGATCTTTCTTTCGTAATAGTACAATAATTATTGGTGGCTCTGTTTCTTAAAATCTCTGATAAAAATACATCACTCtaagaatataaatgaaatataatcatATGGCTCAACTGTCTTTAAcgtaattttcaataaaagtattaacgaAAACCTTGAGAACTACTAAACACTTTTTTCTTCATTGATAACAACTTAAATAGTGAAACCGTTGTGATAATAGTATAATATATGGCTATAAGAATGAACTTTCTCCCCatatgtataaaaagaaaaagtacTCACAAGAAGCTAGAGACGTATTAatgaagaaagtgtttatatttctttatttcagaaacttgtacaaagctacaaaacgaTTTTCTGCGCCACTTGTCCCTTATTTCGAGCTGATAGACTAGCAACTACTAAACAGTACCCACAGTCAAATCTTTAGCTGCTTTAATTGAATAGTGGGAAATGACCgcaactcttataacgcacccatggctctAAAGTCTAATATGCATTTTTACGGAAAAGGGACGGGAAACATGGACAGTCAGGTCTATAGTTTGGCCTTCTAACCTGTAGAGCATGGTTAGATAATTGTTTAGTTCTGATAGCTTTTGATTAAACGTTTTCACAAACAGTTGAGAGAGATAACAGGTACCTTCaagtaaaatacaaagaacaaaGTTAAGTACAAAAGAAGAGATAAAAATTCTTAGGTTGATTAGGCGAGTGTTAGTGATATGAACTTCATATTTACTGCTGAGTCAC is from Tachypleus tridentatus isolate NWPU-2018 chromosome 2, ASM421037v1, whole genome shotgun sequence and encodes:
- the LOC143244693 gene encoding glutamine synthetase-like, with the translated sequence MALITGNSSLLNKQTLMKYLSLPQPDNKVQCMYIWIDGTGESIRAKTRTVNFVPKHPDELPIWNYDGSSTYQAEGSNSDIYLHPVALYKDPFRGGNNKLVLCETYKYNHKPTESNKRRSCVEAMEKAANEYPWFGIEQEYTLLDQDKHPFGWPKNGFPGPQGPYYCGVGSNKVYGRDVVEAHYRACMYAGINIGGSNAEVMPAQWEYQVGPCEGVTIGDDLWMSRFILHRVAEDFGVVVSFDPKPIPGDWNGAGAHTNFSTKAMRNEDGLTAIEQAIEKLAKKHEFHIRAYDPNEGKDNARRLTGLHETSSIHDFSAGVANRGASIRIPRQVAEERKGYLEDRRPSSNCDPYSVAEVIVRTVCLDD